A genomic segment from Streptomyces sp. NBC_00237 encodes:
- a CDS encoding UDP-N-acetylglucosamine 1-carboxyvinyltransferase, with the protein MADDYLVRIGKLIRDARQHRGWTQTQLADALGTSQSAVNRIERGNQNISLEMIARIGEALDSEIVSLGYSGPMHLRVVGGRRLSGSIDVKTSKNACVALLCATLLNKGRTVLRKVARIEEVYRLLEVLSSIGVRTRWINDGKDLEIVPPAELDMAAMDADAARRTRSIIMFLGPLLHRMDRFKLPYAGGCDLGTRTIEPHMIALRRFGLDITATEGIYHAEVEKSAGPDRPIVLTERGDTVTENALLAAARHDGTTVIRNASSNYMVQDLCFFLEALGVRVDGVGTTTLTVHGVPDIDVDVDYSPSEDPVEAMSLLAAAVVTESELTIRRVPIEFLEIELAVLEEMGLDHDRSPEYSADNGRTRLVDLTVRPSKLEAPIDKIHPMPFPGLNIDNVPFFAAIAATAQGQTLIHDWVYDNRAIYLTDLNRLGGRLQLLDPHRVLVEGPTRWRAAEMMCPPALRPAVVVLLAMMAAEGTSVLRNVYVINRGYEDLAERLNSVGAQIEIFRDI; encoded by the coding sequence ATGGCAGACGACTACCTCGTACGCATCGGCAAGCTCATCCGTGACGCCCGTCAGCACCGTGGCTGGACGCAGACGCAGCTCGCGGACGCACTCGGCACCAGCCAGAGCGCGGTGAACCGGATCGAGCGCGGCAATCAAAACATCAGCCTTGAGATGATCGCCCGAATCGGTGAAGCCCTCGACAGTGAAATCGTGTCGCTCGGGTACTCGGGCCCGATGCATCTGCGCGTGGTGGGCGGCCGTCGCCTCTCCGGCTCGATCGACGTCAAGACCAGCAAGAACGCCTGTGTCGCCCTGCTCTGCGCCACCCTCCTCAACAAGGGGCGCACGGTCCTGCGCAAGGTCGCCCGGATCGAGGAGGTGTACCGCCTTCTGGAGGTACTGAGCTCGATCGGCGTCCGCACCCGCTGGATCAACGACGGCAAGGACCTGGAGATCGTCCCGCCCGCCGAGCTGGACATGGCGGCGATGGACGCCGACGCCGCCCGCAGGACCCGCTCGATCATCATGTTCCTCGGCCCGCTGCTGCACCGCATGGACCGCTTCAAGCTGCCGTACGCGGGAGGCTGCGACCTCGGTACGCGCACGATCGAGCCGCACATGATCGCGCTGCGCCGGTTCGGCCTGGACATCACGGCCACCGAGGGCATCTACCACGCCGAGGTCGAGAAGTCGGCCGGTCCCGACCGCCCGATCGTCCTGACCGAGCGCGGCGACACCGTGACCGAGAACGCGCTGCTGGCCGCCGCCCGCCACGACGGCACGACCGTCATCCGCAACGCGTCCTCCAACTACATGGTCCAGGACCTGTGCTTCTTCCTCGAAGCGCTGGGCGTACGGGTCGACGGGGTCGGCACCACCACCCTGACCGTGCACGGTGTGCCGGACATCGACGTCGACGTCGACTACTCCCCCTCCGAGGACCCGGTCGAGGCGATGAGCCTGCTGGCCGCTGCCGTGGTCACGGAGTCCGAGCTGACCATCCGCCGGGTCCCGATCGAGTTCCTCGAAATCGAACTCGCGGTCCTGGAGGAGATGGGCCTCGACCACGACCGCTCCCCCGAGTACAGCGCGGACAACGGACGCACCCGTCTCGTCGACCTGACGGTCCGCCCCTCGAAGCTCGAAGCGCCGATCGACAAGATCCACCCGATGCCCTTCCCGGGCCTCAACATCGACAACGTCCCCTTCTTCGCGGCCATCGCCGCCACGGCCCAGGGCCAGACCCTCATCCACGACTGGGTCTACGACAACCGTGCGATCTACCTCACGGACCTCAACCGCCTCGGCGGCCGCCTCCAACTCCTGGACCCGCACCGGGTACTGGTCGAGGGCCCGACCCGCTGGCGCGCGGCCGAAATGATGTGCCCGCCCGCCCTGCGCCCGGCGGTGGTCGTCCTCCTCGCGATGATGGCGGCCGAGGGCACGTCCGTACTGCGGAACGTGTACGTGATCAACCGAGGCTACGAGGACCTCGCGGAGCGCCTCAACTCGGTGGGCGCGCAGATCGAGATCTTCCGGGACATCTGA